The Glycine soja cultivar W05 chromosome 6, ASM419377v2, whole genome shotgun sequence genome has a window encoding:
- the LOC114415082 gene encoding gamma-glutamylcyclotransferase 2-1-like — translation MVFWVFGYGSLVWNPGFDYNEKIIGFIKDYRRVFDLACIDHRGTPENPARTCTLEEKEGAICWGAAYCVRGGPEKEKLAMQYLERRECEYDRKTLVNFFKEGDSLHPTLTDVIVFTSTPDKVNNKYYLGPAPLEDMARQIATAYGPCGNNRDYIFLLEKAMYDIGHEDDLVIELANEVRKVLGMGNVVPKEKKLVGAAQLPHPPHVTIPTLQLHPLPEPIAMDI, via the exons atggttttctgGGTTTTTGGCTACGGTTCACTGGTGTGGAACCCTGGATTCGATTACAATGAGAAGATTATAGGTTTCATTAAGGACTACAGACGCGTGTTTGATTTAG CGTGCATTGATCACCGGGGAACACCTGAAAACCCAGCAAGAACTTGCACGTTGGAGGAGAAGGAAGGGGCTATTTGC TGGGGAGCTGCTTATTGTGTTCGAGGAGGCCCTGAAAAGGAAAAACTGGCTATGCag TATTTGGAGCGACGGGAATGTGAATATGACAGAAAGACTCTTGTAAACTTCTTCAAG gaAGGAGATTCACTGCACCCTACTTTAACTGATGTAATAGT ATTCACATCTACTCCAGACAAAGTGAACAACAAATACTACCTGGGACCTGCTCCACTTGAAGACATGGCTag GCAAATAGCAACTGCATATGGCCCTTGCGGAAACAACAGGGATTACATTTTCCTTCTAGAAAAGGCCATGTATGATATTG GCCATGAGGATGACTTAGTGATAGAGCTTGCCAATGAAGTGAGGAAAGTACTTGGAATGGGAAATGTAGTACCAAAGGAGAAGAAACTGGTTGGAGCAGCACAACTTCCACACCCTCCTCATGTAACAATCCCTACCCTTCAACTGCACCCACTGCCAGAACCTATTGCAATGGATATATAG